Within the Drosophila melanogaster chromosome 3R genome, the region TATCTGTACTCTCCTCAAAACATAGAGCTCAATATATATCTAAATACATCAGATTGATGGCATCATTAGTGGCAATCGAGATTACACACTGTTGTTTGCGGTTTGTTTAGTTAATTGTTAAAAGGAAAACGTAAACCAATAGATATTCTTAAAACGCGACTTTTGAGTTTTGTAGTGAATTTACCGACTTATCGTTTGCAATTGACTTTTGAAGGctttgtaaaatataaaagaaaagaatgcatatatatatacatacaactTATTTGTGAAGTTAACTAATAAGCCAGTTAATGtgaaacatattttgtaaGCCACGAATAACTTAAGACAAATTACGAATATTAAAATAACATACAAGATACAAATACGAACATAAACAGGATAgcttaaaaacaacaaatatttaagcacTCAACCGTGCAAATCTCATCCGATCGTTAAGAACACGTCTAAGACAGGGCTTTCAGAATCAAGAATTTAATAAGTAGGATCCATCTTAGGAGGAGGGAGTGCGATGCCCTGCACCTCAAAGACGAACGGTCATCACCAAcaatccacacacacactcaaaacacacactcatatatatgtataaataatatatacgacgattaatttattgaataaaacagaaataaacattcataattttcaaaatggcatttatttatggtgGTTCGTAAATACTTAACTATTATTGTCTTATTGTTAAATGGAACTTTTTGAGGTGCATTTTTTATCAAGTATTGTTAAATCAATACATAAATGAAGAATTGAAGTAATAAAATAACCTTTTCTTAAAACAAAATCGTATTGTTGATGAACAATTTGGAACAAttagaaataaataagttacaTAATTTATTGAGACTAGCAGTATTGTTCGATTGGCCACCGCTGATGATAACCACCTCACTTCGATTCCGCCACCTCCACGGGCACCTCCTGGATAATACTTCTCGCTGAGGATAGTACACTGATATCAGCGCAGTTAATAAAGGTTTCCTGCGCCCCACAACCCATGGCGCCCGTCCCATCCTCACAAACACCCCAATTATTTCCCGCCGTGTAAGTCCAGCGCAAAACGCAATGAATGCAGTTGAGATCACTGGGCAGTTTCACGGTTACTGGGATATCGCCAGTGGTGGTGTTAATGTAGTACTTCTGGCTACCGTCGGTGAAATTCAAAGGATATTGGTTAAAGCAATCCTCCGACTCGCTGCCATTTTCGTCCAAATCGCAGATGTGGAAGCGGAAGTAGCCCAGATGATTGGCTGTGATCTTAACATTAATTTCCGCTTCATCTACTCCGGCAAAGCTCTTTACAATCACTCCACTGCCATATTTTCCACCCAACTCATTGGGTCGCGGCTGCTCCAAGCTCCAGTCGTCTCCGCACAGTCCACATTTGCCATCATTTTCGGTTTGTTTCTAAAGGGTTAAGAACATCATTGAATCAAATGAATATAGAATTTTTTTAAGGCACTCCTACCCAAAATCCACCGCAATATAATGCATTGTCATCGTAGTTTGTTGGCGCCGAGTTATCGTAGCGCCAACGCGAGGATCTTCCGGTTGGACTTAACATCATACCGTGGCCCTCCAGTTCACCCATCCGGTTTAAAAAACCCATGCTAAGAAACAGGATAAATTTATACGTATTCATATTGATTTCACTTTCTTTGTGGCCAAAACGAACTGGTCGTGGCCTTATATAGTTCCATATTGCCAAACCTTATCAGTTGCCGGGCagtttatgtttgtttttgatttttcgtCCAATAACCGTGAATGCATCTTATCGGCTCACAATCTTAATTTCGTTTATGGTTATTGGTAGTTAGAATTTGGGAGAATTTCTTGTATCTGACCTGGAAAGTGTGAAAACACATATGACACATCTAAGCAATACCCGTATTTTTTGGTAACCTAATCATAATAACTTGGAAGACTGCTTTATTatgctattattatttagcCCACCAATGCCATTTTGATAGGAGTTCAAAGGCTTGGAAAAATTCTCACGATTTCGCAAAATTTGTTAGCCAAGGTCAACGATTCTTAAGTGCAATTACTTACTATTTTAGTTGGTTTTGACTTCAGCACTTTTCTGCCAATCATATATTGTAGTACGGTCCATACAATAGCCAAAAAcgcaaatgtttttttaaacaacaaatttagAGCACTTGCGcgcagctaaaaaaaattggcCACGTTTAAGTTCAGGGATTAAGCTGCTCGTATATTAATAAATCAGCAATTATTTAGTTTCGATTATTCCATGATGCCTCCAGATAAAACATGCGAGTACTTTGAAGCCactattttcctttttcatgGCCCTTTGGCTCAAAATAAGACATATATTTTAGCACATACTGCAAAAAAAGATGCATATCTATCTTCagatttcataaatttaaattgcccTATAAACACAATCTATTTGGTCAACTTTTGCGGTTATATGCTTTTGTTTTATCGATACAACGTGTTCTCAGAATCATCAATTAAGCATTAATAATCAAGGTGAAagcgaacaaaatattgaaatttgcAATGAAAAGAATCGAACTATAAGTAACGTAATTCTGTTCTTTAAAGCCACTTCGCCTTCAATTTACAcactattattgttattatatataaacaaatttctattatttttttttgcttgctttTTAGGTCAAAACCTAGCAGAAATACTGTATACCTGAAGGCCGTAGAACATTAACAAATTCTGATTTATACAATTTGTTGCATAGTTTTggacttaaaaaatattggtTATGATGTGTCTATCTCTAACATCTGTTTAAATAATGTATCTAAATTGGATAAGATCTCAAAATTAAACagtaaataaaactaaatttcTATAAATAGGAAGCAGCTCCAAGGACCCAATTAACTAATGTGTAAATGTTCactcatttatttaaataactttaGCTGACTAtttggcattttgcattttcagACATAAATGGCAGTTCGTTGAATTTTAGTCTGGATTTTCAGGCGACCTCAACCGGAGCCACTGGATCTCCGCCACCGACCAATTCCTTGACCAGGTTGCGACCCCAGTAGATGCTCACATCGGCGCAGTTCTTGAATGTTTCCTGTGGGCCACAGCCCAAGGCTCCGTTTCCGGAATTATCGCAGATGCCCCAGTTGTTGGCTGAAATGCACAAGATgttcaattaattttcactttaaGTTCCATTTACGTTCTGGCCACCACTTACCACCCACATAGGTCCAGCGGAGGACGCAGTGAGAGCAGGTAAGACCCTCCGGCAGGACGACTGTCACATCGAATTCGCCCATCTGATCGCCGATATCCTTTCTATCGCTTCCATCGATGAATCGCAGGCGGTTCTGATCGAAGCACTCCTCCGACTCGGCACCGAAGGCGTCCAGGTTGCACAGGTGGAACTCGAAGTAACCCAAGTGATTGGTGGTGATCTTCACGCCCACGGTGATGGTATTGCCAGCCACGTAGCTCCTGGTCACCACACCAGCTCCACCGATGCTTCCTCCGATCTCGTTGGCACGGGGCTGGGCATCCAGGAAGTTGTCGCCGCACAGACCACAGCGACCTCCATTGTTGGACTGCGTCTGCGGGTTTACGAAAACATATTTGATGGTAAACGTTTTGAAGGTCCTCGTTTATAAAGAATACGACATCTTTTCGTACCGTTGAAATCAGATTAAATAATGGCATACCATAAGAAAGAATACTATTGATGTCCCTAGAACATGATTAACCAACACTGGAATAGGTTTCTAATTTAGTGTTGGTATTCCATATTTGATTTCCATTGAAGATGCCACTTTAAGAATGCGCCCCGAATAATTTGGTAATGAATCGTTTAAGAATAACAAATTTTAGTTTCTAACATAAAGCCTTGGCTAAAAGTTTTGCCATTTGCTTTAGCCCACTGAAGAGCATCACCATTAAGAATCCCATGCATGTGCCACACTAATCTTCAATTATCGTAGATCCTTGTGGTTATCCAATTATCCAATTGATCCGACACTTACGTACAAACCGCCGCAGAAGAGTTCGTTGTCGTTCCAGTTCTGGGGTGCGGATCCATCGTAGCGCCAACGGGAGGATCGGCTCGGCGGGGACAGCATCATGCCGTGGGCGTCGATCTGCTGCAGCCCGATGGCCAGCAGCAAGGTCATGCTGAGCAGGTACTTCATGGTGTATATTTGACTTTCACTTTCACAATGCCACCCGCACGGACGCACTAGGTTTTATATGTGCTCCTGTCCGACTTATCAAACCCATTGGGATCGAGAGTTTTACAGTAGCTCTCATGGCGATAAGAACGTGTGATAACACTCAGTATAAATAATAACTGTTGCAGTTCCTCCAACCGCACGAAATCTGCAGAATCAACACTCCAGATAGGCCCGGTAGGATAACCATCTTCGAGTGgcataatgaaatattcataaaaaCGTCGGTCAACCCTAAAGATCGTAAGTGGCCCGAATAGATACTGTTGAGTTCCTAATCATTCTCGTGCAATCTGAAGTTCGTTTATTGGATTAAGCGATCTCGAGCAATGAGCAATACAATACAttgattgtttgttttgggttGCCGGCTTATCGGTCGGcgatttctttttaaaataaattccttAATTTTTGTTGATAGCAAAAACATCTGCTTTAACCTACTCCTATAAACTTTCCATGATAGCAGTATCGCagttttgcaaatatttttaactttaatttatgGTCGTACACGAGTAATTCATTTATTGCTTCAGAAATAAAGTtgttaattcattaaaattaattatcgAAAACGACCGATCCATATTTCCCATGACATCTTCTAGATTCTGGTGCGCAATGTTAAGATATTGCATGGGTTCAATCCAAATGTTATATacaaaccataattgtaacaGTTTTGTGGTCAGCTATAATCCCCATTTAAGGTAATACAAGCAGATTAAAAATAGATCTAGAGTTTCGAATCAGATGGTCGAACCGGGTATTGATTTAAAACTCCCACGTTGTATTTTTCAACAAGACTACAGCATGAAACCCACGTCACATCATTAAATCAATGGAGCCATGTTAGTATACTAACATAGGAAGATGGTGATCTAGGAGAGAACAGGACATCTGGTAGTCGAGTCTTCCagaaaaatgcgaaaaaagaattaactaaataaacttaaatgtaaatgtaaaagtaAAATTACATATTTGATTAAAAGT harbors:
- the CG4362 gene encoding uncharacterized protein → MKYLLSMTLLLAIGLQQIDAHGMMLSPPSRSSRWRYDGSAPQNWNDNELFCGGLYTQSNNGGRCGLCGDNFLDAQPRANEIGGSIGGAGVVTRSYVAGNTITVGVKITTNHLGYFEFHLCNLDAFGAESEECFDQNRLRFIDGSDRKDIGDQMGEFDVTVVLPEGLTCSHCVLRWTYVGANNWGICDNSGNGALGCGPQETFKNCADVSIYWGRNLVKELVGGGDPVAPVEVA
- the CG4367 gene encoding uncharacterized protein, isoform C; translation: MNTYKFILFLSMGFLNRMGELEGHGMMLSPTGRSSRWRYDNSAPTNYDDNALYCGGFWKQTENDGKCGLCGDDWSLEQPRPNELGGKYGSGVIVKSFAGVDEAEINVKITANHLGYFRFHICDLDENGSESEDCFNQYPLNFTDGSQKYYINTTTGDIPVTVKLPSDLNCIHCVLRWTYTAGNNWGVCEDGTGAMGCGAQETFINCADISVLSSARSIIQEVPVEVAESK